The following are encoded together in the Treponema primitia ZAS-1 genome:
- a CDS encoding UvrD-helicase domain-containing protein yields the protein MHRIIADLHLHSPYSRATSKRNSPAFLDRWAQIKGINLAGTGDCTHPQWLADLQGALVEAEEGFYTLKEDIRRDFDRGPALEEGLPHPANGDTPVRFVLTGEISTIYTRGTKTRKVHHLILLPSLEAAAAFQVRLERVGNIRSDGRPILGLDSRDLLELLLESDPRSLLIPAHIWTPWFSVLGARSGFDSIDECYRDLAPHIHAIETGLSSNPPMNWALSSLDRFAIISNSDAHSPNKLGREATIFEMDPSYPALAAALAGVSRKTAGPALLETLEFFPQEGKYHYDGHRSCDVCLSPEESAATAGSCPVCGQALTPGVLGRVRELADRPVSEDTPCPPEFEGTNRRPYRSLIPLEEILGEIIGVGLASKKVTQAYGMLIEKAGSEFAILMDRSIGDLEKLNCPGISGELLSAAIDRMRKGAVSITPGYDGIYGIIRAFPQRTLARRTGGAGAGLFGEEPEAPDLELRNPTPKPRKSPDLELTGPASKPRSTSAKLSAMSGGNPGTPPRPSDQDRFIPDPDQERAINHSGGPALIIAGPGTGKTAVLARSIARLMDQPEAGGVLALSFTVKAAEELRERIKAAIENRETAALTVGTFHSLGRSILKAEAASAGLRDDFTILDEEGRAALLKSLTTGKKPRVSAERLGLYIEERKRFLLRPGDTGLRLGPAAEKIPEAAVLGIEIPPLDTVLDQCYREYRDALKAGNTLDFDDLLAGTVRLLAAKPELLAKYQERFANIFADEYQDINFAQYALLRLLAREEIRVIGDPNQAIYGFRGASNRYMERFLVDYPGAAVYGLSKSFRCAEPIIRAANRLTGTSLRGNSAAVCLYRTPYPTDRAEAEGIARRIAALIGGTGFFAIDSGVVTGADSGVSGLSSLGQCAILIRAAALAPPIEEALKNHGIPYRLMGENLEDIRWTTEEVALMTIHASKGLEFDHVFVSGLEEGILPFTLFGENKKEDIAEEQRLLYVAMTRARRGLHLSWAASRSFRGRILTQPPSRFLAGLESLIPELKHGMKRGRDGQLDLFS from the coding sequence ATGCACCGGATTATCGCGGATCTTCACCTCCATTCCCCCTATTCCCGGGCTACCAGCAAACGGAATTCCCCCGCCTTCCTGGATCGTTGGGCGCAGATCAAGGGTATCAACCTGGCGGGAACCGGCGACTGTACCCATCCGCAGTGGCTTGCGGATCTTCAAGGTGCGCTTGTTGAGGCGGAAGAGGGCTTTTATACCCTTAAAGAGGATATACGCCGGGATTTTGACCGCGGACCTGCCCTGGAGGAAGGGCTCCCCCACCCGGCGAATGGGGATACGCCGGTACGATTTGTGCTGACCGGAGAAATCAGCACGATCTACACCAGGGGTACCAAGACTAGGAAGGTCCACCACCTGATCCTGCTCCCCAGCCTGGAGGCAGCAGCAGCCTTCCAGGTACGGCTGGAACGGGTCGGCAATATCCGTTCCGATGGACGGCCTATCCTGGGCTTGGATTCCCGGGACCTCCTGGAGCTGCTCCTGGAATCGGATCCTCGGTCCCTGCTCATCCCCGCCCATATCTGGACTCCCTGGTTTTCCGTCCTGGGCGCCCGCTCGGGTTTCGACTCTATCGACGAATGTTACCGGGATTTGGCGCCCCATATTCATGCCATAGAAACGGGCCTTTCCTCTAATCCTCCCATGAACTGGGCGCTTAGCTCCCTGGATCGTTTCGCTATCATCTCCAATTCCGACGCCCATTCCCCGAATAAGCTCGGCCGGGAAGCCACGATCTTTGAGATGGATCCCTCCTACCCTGCTCTGGCCGCCGCCCTGGCCGGGGTAAGCCGGAAAACAGCCGGCCCGGCTCTTCTTGAGACATTGGAATTTTTTCCTCAGGAGGGAAAATACCATTATGACGGCCACCGGTCCTGCGATGTCTGCCTGAGCCCTGAGGAAAGCGCCGCCACCGCCGGTTCCTGCCCAGTCTGCGGCCAAGCGCTAACGCCGGGGGTTCTGGGCCGGGTCCGGGAATTGGCGGACCGTCCGGTAAGCGAAGATACTCCCTGCCCTCCCGAGTTTGAAGGAACCAACCGCCGTCCCTACCGTTCCCTCATACCCCTGGAAGAAATCCTGGGGGAAATCATCGGTGTTGGCCTTGCCTCAAAAAAAGTGACCCAAGCCTATGGGATGCTCATCGAAAAGGCGGGCAGCGAATTTGCTATCCTGATGGACCGGAGCATTGGGGATCTCGAAAAACTGAACTGTCCCGGCATAAGCGGCGAATTGTTGTCCGCTGCGATAGACCGGATGCGGAAAGGGGCAGTCTCCATAACTCCTGGCTACGACGGTATTTACGGGATCATCCGCGCCTTTCCGCAACGGACTTTAGCCCGACGAACCGGAGGCGCCGGCGCAGGGCTGTTTGGAGAAGAACCGGAAGCCCCGGACTTAGAGCTTAGAAACCCCACGCCCAAACCACGGAAAAGCCCAGACTTGGAGCTTACGGGTCCTGCGTCCAAACCCCGGAGCACCTCGGCTAAACTCTCTGCCATGTCCGGTGGGAATCCGGGTACTCCGCCGAGGCCGTCAGACCAGGACCGGTTCATCCCGGACCCGGACCAGGAGCGGGCGATCAACCACAGCGGAGGCCCGGCACTGATAATCGCCGGACCGGGAACAGGAAAGACCGCAGTCCTGGCCCGGAGCATAGCCCGGCTTATGGACCAGCCGGAAGCAGGGGGTGTCTTGGCGCTGAGTTTTACCGTTAAAGCCGCAGAAGAACTGCGGGAACGTATAAAAGCGGCCATAGAAAACAGGGAAACTGCGGCCCTTACCGTGGGGACTTTCCATTCCCTGGGACGATCCATCCTCAAAGCTGAAGCCGCATCGGCGGGGCTCCGGGATGATTTTACCATCCTGGATGAGGAAGGGCGGGCAGCGTTACTCAAATCCCTTACCACCGGGAAAAAGCCCCGGGTCTCCGCCGAACGGCTGGGTTTATATATAGAAGAACGGAAACGGTTTCTCCTCCGGCCCGGGGATACCGGTCTCCGGCTTGGTCCGGCGGCGGAAAAAATTCCGGAAGCTGCAGTTTTGGGGATCGAAATTCCGCCCCTGGATACGGTCCTGGACCAATGCTACAGGGAATACCGGGATGCCCTTAAGGCCGGGAACACCCTGGACTTTGACGATCTCCTGGCGGGTACGGTCCGGCTCCTGGCCGCCAAACCGGAGCTGCTTGCAAAATACCAGGAACGGTTCGCCAATATCTTTGCCGACGAGTATCAGGACATCAATTTTGCACAGTACGCCCTGCTGCGGCTCCTGGCGCGGGAGGAAATCCGGGTCATCGGAGATCCGAACCAGGCCATATACGGCTTCCGGGGTGCCTCCAACCGTTATATGGAGCGGTTCCTGGTGGATTATCCCGGAGCGGCGGTCTACGGGCTCAGTAAAAGTTTCCGCTGCGCCGAACCAATCATCCGGGCGGCAAACCGCCTTACCGGGACCAGCCTGCGGGGCAATTCCGCCGCAGTATGCCTCTACCGCACACCCTACCCCACGGACCGGGCTGAGGCCGAAGGTATAGCCCGCAGGATTGCTGCGCTTATCGGGGGAACCGGTTTCTTCGCCATCGACAGTGGCGTAGTCACTGGCGCCGACAGCGGCGTAAGCGGTCTTAGCAGCCTGGGCCAATGCGCCATCCTCATCCGGGCCGCCGCCCTGGCGCCACCCATTGAGGAGGCCCTCAAAAACCACGGCATCCCCTACCGGCTCATGGGGGAAAACCTGGAGGATATTCGGTGGACCACCGAGGAAGTGGCGCTCATGACTATCCACGCTTCCAAGGGACTGGAATTTGACCACGTTTTTGTAAGCGGTCTGGAGGAGGGCATACTTCCCTTTACTCTTTTCGGTGAAAACAAAAAGGAAGATATCGCAGAAGAGCAGCGGCTCCTCTACGTAGCCATGACCCGGGCCCGCAGGGGCCTCCACCTGTCCTGGGCTGCCTCCCGCAGTTTCCGCGGCAGGATACTTACCCAGCCGCCCAGCCGTTTCCTCGCCGGTCTGGAGAGCCTTATCCCCGAACTGAAGCACGGCATGAAACGGGGCCGGGATGGTCAGCTTGATCTGTTTTCATAG
- a CDS encoding ATP-binding cassette domain-containing protein encodes MAEPIIELKGVSFSAQNVEVVRDISLQVEEGKSLALVGPSGGGKSTVLKLAAGLLVPTGGDVFFRGKNIAAMTRGQNLAFRKEGAVVFQDSALWSNQDLYQCLELPLKIHFPQMRREDRNRRITEALRDVGYTKDIHIRPAMLSTGEQKLIAFARAMILKPGLLFLDEWTESLDDDAADRLIGLVKKQQEEKRTIIFVSHDFRIIKYFADKITMIMGGNLYRTLTRDEIAEDENLSRMIKKGIAS; translated from the coding sequence ATGGCTGAACCGATTATTGAATTGAAAGGCGTATCCTTCTCGGCCCAAAATGTAGAGGTGGTGCGGGATATCTCCTTGCAGGTCGAGGAGGGGAAGAGCCTTGCCCTGGTCGGACCCTCGGGGGGCGGCAAAAGCACGGTCCTTAAGCTGGCCGCCGGGCTCCTGGTTCCCACCGGGGGGGACGTATTTTTCCGGGGGAAAAATATCGCCGCCATGACCCGGGGACAGAACCTGGCTTTTCGTAAGGAAGGGGCGGTGGTTTTTCAAGATTCGGCCCTCTGGTCAAACCAGGATCTGTACCAGTGTCTGGAACTCCCCCTGAAGATTCACTTTCCCCAAATGCGCCGGGAGGACCGGAACCGGCGTATAACCGAGGCGCTGAGGGATGTGGGATATACAAAGGATATCCATATCCGGCCCGCCATGCTCTCTACGGGGGAGCAGAAACTCATCGCCTTTGCCCGGGCCATGATCCTGAAGCCGGGCTTACTTTTTCTGGACGAGTGGACCGAATCCCTGGACGATGACGCCGCGGATCGGCTTATCGGCCTGGTAAAGAAGCAGCAGGAGGAAAAACGTACCATCATTTTTGTAAGCCACGATTTCAGGATTATTAAATATTTTGCCGACAAGATTACTATGATCATGGGAGGGAATTTGTATCGTACCCTTACACGGGATGAGATTGCGGAGGATGAGAATCTGTCAAGGATGATAAAGAAGGGTATTGCATCATGA
- a CDS encoding endonuclease — MLRFRIFFILFVFLFLGVRLSAESIKLCSFNIQIFGVSKMAKPEVVSILTDIVSRSDVTAVQEVRSQDIAPVVQFMHLLPPKYAYVLGPREGRSGSKEQYWIIYDATKLHLIEETTWADPEDIFERNPLGVYFQTKDKFDFILIDNHIQPSNAAREISAMPEVVKYFQELWNERDVVIAGDFNADGVYYDEHLLATVFPEHEYQIIITNDYDTTLAASDNTYDRIIITTSAIEDYTGACGVIRFDELYDFSVLTIQPRHVSDHYPVWAEFNINVDTD, encoded by the coding sequence TTGTTACGTTTCCGTATATTTTTTATTCTCTTCGTTTTTCTTTTCCTTGGTGTCCGGCTTTCCGCCGAATCTATAAAACTCTGTTCCTTCAATATACAGATCTTCGGTGTATCGAAGATGGCCAAGCCCGAAGTGGTGAGCATCCTTACTGATATTGTTTCCCGTTCCGATGTGACCGCTGTTCAGGAAGTCCGATCCCAGGACATCGCCCCGGTGGTACAGTTCATGCATCTGCTGCCCCCCAAATATGCCTATGTATTGGGTCCCCGGGAAGGGCGATCCGGCTCCAAAGAACAGTATTGGATAATTTATGACGCCACGAAACTGCATCTCATTGAGGAGACTACCTGGGCCGATCCGGAGGACATATTTGAAAGAAACCCCCTTGGGGTATACTTTCAGACCAAGGATAAATTCGATTTTATTCTGATCGATAACCATATTCAGCCTTCAAACGCTGCCCGGGAAATCTCCGCCATGCCCGAGGTGGTAAAATACTTTCAGGAATTATGGAATGAAAGGGATGTGGTGATAGCCGGCGATTTTAACGCCGATGGCGTATACTATGATGAACATTTATTAGCCACCGTATTTCCGGAGCATGAATATCAAATTATTATTACGAATGACTATGATACCACCCTGGCGGCCAGTGATAATACTTATGACCGTATTATTATTACCACATCCGCAATCGAAGATTACACCGGCGCCTGTGGGGTTATCCGCTTTGATGAGCTATACGATTTTTCTGTCCTGACCATACAGCCAAGGCATGTGAGCGATCATTATCCTGTTTGGGCGGAGTTTAATATCAATGTGGATACGGATTGA
- a CDS encoding HDOD domain-containing protein, which translates to MAPVQELAVDEEKVKKAVQSGIPLTITTYTLPHEIEAYIEKVITIFLRQIEKENLRDYIVYCVQELAVNAKKANTKRVYFMERGLDLNNPKDYKDGMDSFKEDTLTNIGHYLQLQKEKGLYIKLILQIKNNIIYIEVRNNVAITKIELIRIHDKLARSRQYDNLEDALGQVLDDAEGAGLGLVILVLMLKKIGLNEDSFDISSNEKETIARVLIPMDKVLVENFAALSASIVDNVKSLPQFPENILLVQKLIGDPKAEITNIARKISMDPAITADLLKIVNSAQYMLSKKVDSIAEAVKMMGIRGIKNLLYSYGTQQVLGEDSADKKALWEHSYKTAFYAFNLIKVFHKDPNVLDDVYVGGILHDMGKIVFASAHPDLIGHIRQFCDQKSLPPATFENLSAGMNHADIGALIAEKWNFPEALVNAIRYHHDPRSSPEKYRTLVDTVYLANMFCEYENGNVTFDQFDSAVLENFGITTKNQIDSLLARFSAGFKKENKT; encoded by the coding sequence ATGGCTCCTGTACAGGAATTAGCCGTTGATGAAGAAAAAGTAAAAAAAGCCGTTCAATCCGGCATACCCTTGACCATAACAACCTATACTCTTCCCCACGAAATAGAAGCTTACATAGAGAAGGTAATCACTATCTTTCTCAGACAGATAGAAAAGGAAAATCTAAGGGATTATATCGTTTATTGCGTCCAGGAATTGGCGGTGAACGCCAAAAAGGCCAATACCAAACGGGTTTATTTTATGGAACGGGGGCTGGATCTTAACAATCCCAAGGATTATAAGGACGGAATGGATTCCTTTAAGGAAGATACCCTAACCAATATAGGCCACTACCTGCAGCTCCAAAAAGAAAAAGGCCTCTATATCAAACTGATCCTACAGATTAAAAATAATATCATTTACATCGAAGTCCGCAATAACGTAGCCATAACCAAAATCGAACTGATCCGTATCCACGATAAGCTGGCCAGGTCCCGGCAGTACGATAATCTGGAGGATGCCCTGGGGCAGGTACTGGACGATGCTGAAGGCGCCGGTCTGGGTCTGGTAATATTGGTGTTGATGCTCAAAAAAATTGGGCTCAATGAAGATAGCTTTGATATTTCAAGTAACGAGAAAGAAACCATCGCCCGGGTTCTCATCCCCATGGACAAGGTGCTGGTGGAGAACTTTGCTGCTCTTTCCGCTTCTATTGTGGATAACGTAAAATCCCTGCCCCAGTTTCCGGAAAACATACTCCTGGTACAGAAGCTTATTGGAGACCCCAAGGCGGAAATAACCAATATAGCCCGGAAGATTTCCATGGACCCGGCGATTACTGCGGACCTCCTAAAAATCGTCAATTCCGCCCAATACATGCTCTCCAAAAAGGTAGACAGCATTGCCGAAGCGGTTAAGATGATGGGTATCCGGGGTATTAAGAACCTCCTCTATTCCTACGGAACCCAGCAAGTTCTTGGCGAAGACTCGGCCGATAAGAAAGCCCTTTGGGAGCATTCTTATAAAACGGCTTTTTATGCCTTTAACCTTATTAAAGTTTTTCACAAGGATCCCAATGTTCTGGACGATGTCTATGTGGGGGGTATACTCCACGACATGGGCAAGATCGTCTTTGCCAGTGCTCACCCCGATTTAATAGGCCATATCCGGCAATTCTGCGACCAAAAATCCCTTCCCCCCGCCACCTTTGAAAACCTCTCTGCGGGGATGAACCATGCCGACATAGGCGCCCTGATCGCCGAAAAGTGGAATTTCCCCGAAGCTCTGGTTAACGCTATCCGCTACCACCACGATCCCCGTTCCTCTCCGGAAAAATATCGGACCCTGGTGGATACGGTGTATTTGGCCAATATGTTCTGCGAATACGAAAATGGTAATGTAACTTTTGATCAGTTCGATTCCGCAGTGCTGGAGAACTTTGGTATTACCACAAAAAATCAGATCGACAGTCTTCTTGCGCGGTTCTCGGCGGGGTTCAAGAAAGAGAATAAGACATAA
- a CDS encoding MlaD family protein translates to MKFRIRFADQLVGLLIIVALGILVFSTFMLGKRHRWFAKDQTYRTHFESASALSANMPVQYKGFTIGNVKSFDLTDDDKVEVRFTIYDTYLDRVREGSLVEIRVNPIGIGGGQFLFHPGIHPDPLGGDFIPSVNSEEGRESLEKGLVLIPVQDDSITVIITRVNTLLQNINGVVTQLRDAFRGTDTKTSLGRTMAGVEGTARGASALVESADKSLRPSLTNIEQITDDIRSVIGDLKIVTQELANPDSLVLSALDTDGAIYTNIEKSLKALSGTLESVESTASVFPTQMSQVAALISDLRSALEAAEDVIVALRNNPLLKNGIPNRVPHGTGGTSPRDVAF, encoded by the coding sequence ATGAAATTCAGGATACGGTTTGCGGACCAGCTTGTGGGACTCCTGATCATTGTTGCCCTGGGGATCCTTGTTTTTTCCACTTTCATGCTTGGGAAAAGGCATCGCTGGTTCGCCAAGGATCAGACCTACCGTACCCATTTTGAATCCGCCTCGGCCCTCAGCGCCAATATGCCGGTTCAGTACAAGGGATTCACCATCGGGAATGTAAAGTCCTTTGATCTGACCGATGATGATAAGGTAGAAGTTAGGTTTACTATTTATGATACCTACCTTGACCGGGTCAGGGAAGGATCGCTGGTCGAAATCCGGGTAAACCCTATCGGTATCGGCGGCGGGCAGTTCCTCTTTCATCCCGGGATTCATCCGGATCCCCTGGGCGGAGATTTTATTCCCAGTGTAAATTCCGAGGAAGGAAGGGAATCCCTTGAAAAAGGGCTGGTACTTATTCCGGTCCAGGATGATAGTATTACGGTTATAATAACCAGGGTTAATACCCTGCTTCAGAATATCAACGGTGTGGTAACCCAGCTCCGGGACGCCTTTAGGGGTACGGACACAAAAACCAGCCTTGGACGGACCATGGCCGGAGTGGAGGGTACTGCCCGGGGCGCCTCCGCTCTGGTTGAAAGTGCGGACAAATCCCTGCGGCCTTCCCTGACAAACATAGAACAAATTACCGATGATATACGGTCGGTAATCGGTGACCTGAAGATCGTCACACAGGAACTGGCTAATCCGGACAGTCTGGTATTAAGCGCTCTGGATACGGATGGCGCAATTTACACCAATATTGAGAAGTCCCTTAAGGCTCTTTCGGGAACCCTGGAGAGTGTTGAGTCCACCGCTTCGGTTTTCCCCACCCAGATGTCCCAGGTGGCGGCCCTGATATCGGATCTTCGATCCGCCCTGGAGGCTGCGGAGGACGTGATCGTTGCCCTGCGGAATAACCCGCTGCTGAAAAACGGTATCCCTAACCGGGTTCCGCACGGAACAGGGGGGACCAGTCCCCGGGATGTTGCTTTTTAA
- a CDS encoding ABC transporter permease, with protein sequence MSIKAFRLDSVFYTLGFFARTLGGIGNFVFRGQAAYKILVMQILFTFVEALGIASLLALGIGAAVYVIGMPLLASLSQERLLYTLLIIIVTRELGPLLAAFIIIARSATAIATEIGGMVISHEVEAYISVGVDPIEYLAVPRFLAVTVSMFLLNIYFSVFGLAGSFLVVQFFNPMPAAYYFNNLLEALTIQDIVITIVKSIAFGMIIAVLAIINGFSVERASTEIPVVGLKSVGASFVWCIIVDVLLSALYYTALS encoded by the coding sequence ATGAGTATCAAAGCCTTTCGCCTGGATAGTGTTTTTTATACCCTGGGCTTTTTTGCCAGAACCCTTGGCGGCATCGGGAATTTTGTGTTCCGGGGACAGGCGGCGTATAAGATACTGGTCATGCAAATCCTCTTTACCTTTGTGGAAGCCCTGGGGATTGCTTCTCTGCTCGCCCTGGGGATAGGAGCTGCGGTGTATGTGATCGGTATGCCCCTGCTGGCCAGCCTTTCCCAGGAGCGGCTCCTCTATACCCTGCTTATTATCATCGTTACCCGGGAGCTGGGGCCTTTGCTGGCGGCTTTTATCATCATAGCCCGGTCGGCCACCGCCATTGCCACCGAAATTGGCGGAATGGTTATTTCCCACGAGGTGGAGGCCTATATATCCGTCGGGGTTGACCCCATTGAGTATCTGGCGGTGCCGCGGTTCCTGGCGGTAACCGTTTCCATGTTCCTGCTGAACATCTACTTTTCCGTTTTCGGCCTGGCAGGGTCCTTTCTGGTGGTCCAGTTTTTCAACCCCATGCCGGCGGCGTACTATTTCAATAATCTTCTGGAGGCGCTGACCATCCAGGATATCGTCATAACTATAGTAAAGAGTATCGCCTTTGGGATGATAATCGCGGTCCTGGCGATTATCAACGGCTTTTCGGTGGAGCGGGCCAGCACGGAGATCCCCGTGGTGGGGCTTAAGTCCGTAGGGGCTTCCTTTGTGTGGTGTATCATTGTGGATGTACTGCTTTCAGCCCTGTATTACACGGCGCTGAGTTAG